TAGATGATCATGTTGTGGCTGGGCGGGATCATCAGCGCGATGATCGCGGCGGTCACCGTGATGTTGACCGCGTAATCGACATCGTAGCCGCGCTTCTGCATCTGCGGGATCATCAGCCCGCCGACCGCCGAGGCGTCCGCCACCGCCGAGCCCGACACGCCGCCGAAGAAGGTCGAGGCGGTGACGTTGACCAGCCCCAGCCCGCCGCGGAAATGGCCGACCATGGCGGCGGCCAGCCGCACGAGCTTCTCCGCGATGGCGCCACGGACCATCAGCTCACCGGCGTAGATGAAGAAGGGGATGGCCATCAGCGCGAAGACGTTCATGCCGGACGCCATGCGCTGGAAGACGATGAGCGGCGGCATGCCCATGTAAACGATGGCCGCCAGGGAGGAGATGCCGAGCACGAAGGCGATCGGCACGCCCAGGAACAGCAGCACCACGAAGGTGCCGAAGAGGACGGTGAGTTCCATGGCCGGATTCCTTAGTCGGCGGGCTGCTCAATCGCGCTGTGCTGCGCGTGGGCCTGGGCGAGGGCTTCGGACCCGGCCTGGGAGCGGCGTTCGACCAGCAGATGGAGCGTGCGTTCGACCGAGAAGAGGACGATCAGAACGCCCGAGATCGTGAGGGGAAGGTAGTTGACGGCTTCGGGGATGTTGAGCACCGGGATGGTCGCGCTCCAGGTCCCCATTACCAGTTCCAGGCCGTAGAACGCCATGGCGGCACCGAAGCAGCCGACGGCGACGAAGCTGGCGATGTCCATGCAGACGCGCACGATTTCGGGCACGATGTCGCGGATCAGATCGAGCCCGAGGTGGAAGCGCTCGCGAACCCCCACAGCGGCGACCAGCAGAATGAACCACAGCATCAGCAGCAGCGACACCGGTTCCGTCCACGAGGGGCTGTCGTTGAGAATGAAGCGGCCCCAGACCTGCCAGCCGACGGCGGCCGTCATGAGGACCAGGCCTGTGCCGCCGATCCACAGCGCGATGCGCGACAGGACGTCCAGCAGCCTGGTAAGGGTGTTGAGCGCGGTTTTCATGGTAAACTCCGCACGGAGGAGGCCGCGCCGGACGAGGCCCGGCGCGGCATGTTGAGCGTTACTGCACTGCCCGGATACGAGCGACCAGGTCCTTCATCTTCGGATCGGCGACATGCTTGGTGTAGACCGGCTCGACGGCCTTCATGAACTCGGTCTTGTCGACCGTGTTGACCTCGACGCCCGCCTTGCGGACGGTCTCCTCGGCCTCCTTCTCCTTGGCCTGCCACAGCTCGCGCATCTTGACGACCGACTCCTTGGCCGCCTTGCGGATGATCTGCTGGTCGTCCTTCGACAGCTTGTCGAAGCTGCGCTTGGACATGACCAGCGCTTCCGGCGTGATGGTGTGCTCGGTCAGCGAGATGTACTTGGCGACTTCGTAGTGGTGCGAGCTCTGGTAGCTCGGCCAGTTGTTCTCGGCGCCGTCGACCACGCCGGTCTGCAGGCCGCTGTAGACCTCGCCGTAGGGCATCGGCGTCGGGTTGCCGCCCATCGCCTTGACCAGGTCGATGAACAGGTCGGACTGCTGGACGCGCAGCTTCATGCCCTTGAGGTCGGCCATCGTCTTGACCGGCCGCTTGCTGTTGTAGAAGCTGCGGGCGCCGGAGTCGTAGAAGGCCAGGCCGACCATGCCGTGCGGCTCCATGGCCTTGAGGATCTCGTCGCCGATCGGGCCGTCCATCACCTTGTGCATGTGCTCGACCGAGCGGAACAGGAAGGGCAGCCCGGCGATGCGGGTTTCCGGCACGATGTTGTTCAGCGGCGCCATGCTGATGCGGTTCATGTCGATGACGCCGAACTGGGTCTGCTGGATGGTGTCCTTCTCGTCGCCGAGCTGGCCCGAGGGGAAGACCTTGATGGCGATCCGGCCCTTGGTCTCGCGGGCGACGATCTCGCCCATGTACTTGACCGCCTCCACCGTCGGGTAGCCGTCGGGATGGACCTCGGCCGAGCGCAGCGTGACGGTCTGGGCATACGCGCCGGACAGGGTGGCGGCGATGGTCAGGGCCGTGGTGGCGAGGAGCTTGGCAATCGACTTCATTGGTGATTCCTCATTCTGGACTCTTGGCGGCCACCGTGTGGCAGCGGTGGTTGGGAGAAACCGGGAGGGGCGGTGGAAAAGGGCGGGTGCGGCAGCCGCGGCGCCCAGTTCCTGGCCAAGCACCACGAGGTCGGACCCGACCGCGGTCGATGGGATCGCCCTCGCCGTGATCGCGCCGCTCCGGTTGGCTCGAGGTCCGTTCTCAGGTTCCGTTCGACGGTTATATTAATATATTAGCGCTACGACGCAAGCGGGAACTCCCCTTTCGAGACGCGCACGCTAAAATGTCGCATGGGATGCCAAGTCGCTACGAGTGGTTTCGGCACCCGGCCAGCATTTTTGAGCAGTTATAAACTGGCAGCCCCTGGGAGGGTCGAGCAGCCTGACAGAATTTCTTTACGATGCGGTAAACAAACGGGCGGCCTGCGGCAATGCAAGGCCGCCTTTTCCGCATCATTCTTCAGGTGGCCAGGAAATTTCGTTGCCGGCCGGACCATCAGCGCCGGCAACAACCCTTGGCTGTCACTGGACGGCGCGGATTCGCTCCACCAGGTCCTTGAGCTTCGGGTCGGTGATGTGCTTGGCGTAGACCGGCTCGACCGCCTTCATGAACGCCTCCTTGGGGACGCTGTTCACCTGCACGCCGGCCGCCGTTGCGGCCTTTTCCGACTCGACTTCGCGCGCCGTCCACAGCTCGCGCATCTTGACGACCGACTCCTTGGCCGCCCTGCGGATGGCCTGCTGGTCCTCGGCGGACAGCTTGTCCCAGCTCCGCTTGGACATCACCAGCACCTCGGGCGACATCGAATGCTCGGACAGCGAGTAGAATTTGGCCTGCTCGAAATGATGCTGGTTCTGGTAGGTCGGCCAGTTGTTCTCCGCGCCGTCCACGACGCCGGTCTGCAGCGAGCTGTAGACCTCGCCCGGCGGCATCGGCGTCGGGCTGCCGCCCAGCGCGCGGATGGTGTCGATGAACAGGTCCGACTGCATGACACGGATCTTCAGGCCCTTCATGTCCTCCAGCGACTTGATCGGGCGCTTGCTGTTGTAGAAGCTGCGCGCGCCGTTGTCGTAGTAGGCGAGCCCGATCAGGCCCTTGGGGGCCATCGCCTGCAGGATCTCGTCGCCGATCGGGCCGTCCATCACCTTGTGCATGTGCTCGACCGAGCGGAACAGGAAGGGCAGGGCGGGAACGCGGGTCTCTGGAATCAGCCCGTTCAGCGGCGCCAGGTTGACCCGGTTCATGTCGATCACGCCGAACTGGGTCTGCTGGATGGTGTCCTTCTCGTCGCCGAGCTGGCCCGAGGGGAAGACCTTGATGGCGATCCGGCCCTTGGTCTCGCGGGCGACGATCTCGCCCATGTACTTGACCGCCTCCACCGTCGGGTAGCCGTCGGCCTGGGAGTCGGCGGACCGCAGGGTGACGGTCTGGGCGCTGGCGGCGCTGAAGGCCATGAGCGCGCCGATGGCCGTGCCTGCCATCATCGTGACGAAAGTTCGCATCGGTCGGACCTCTCGACGGTTCGCAGGGAGTTCGGGGAGGACGCCCCGGGAACCGGTGCTCCGGGGATTGGCGCCCTAACCGGGCAGGCCGCGCAGGGGGCAGCCGCGGAAATTTATATACTAGTATACTTGATTTGCGGCAAGCGTCGTTTCTTGACGACCCTGGCCGCCATGCCAGTCCCCGCAAGTCAGGAAGAGGTTGATAACGCTATGATATTGCATCGCAGCAAGAAATTCCTTGAAATCATGCTGCATTGCGGTCTTTCGGGATTCCGCCTTGCGGCATCAGCCTTTTCCCATATCGGCCGGCCCGGCTGGTGAATGGTCTGCGACATTCTGTCCTGGAGGTCGACCGCACCGGAATCCAGCTTGCCGGGAAATCTTATATACTAGTATAACTGCTGTGACGGCCACGCAGTGGCAGCCCCCGCGCGCACCCTGGGACTGGCGTGCCGCCCGCCCGCTCATAGGAGCCACCAGCCATGAACATCAAGTCGCGGATCGACCGCATCCCGGGCGGGATGATGATCGTTCCCCTCTTCCTCGGCGCCTGCCTCAACACCTTCGCGCCGGGCACCGGAAAGTTCTTCGGGTCCTTCACCAACGGCCTGATCACCGGCACGCTGCCGATCCTGTCCGTCTGGTTCTTCTGCATCGGCGCCAGCATCAGCCTGAAGGCGACCCCGCTGGTCCTGCGCAAGAGCGGCGTGCTGGTGTCGGTGAAGATCCTGACCGCGGCACTGGCCGGCATCATCGCCTCCCACTTCCTCCCGAGCGAGGGCATCACCTCCGGCTTCCTCAGCGGCCTGTCGGTGCTGGCGATCATCGCCGCGATGAACGACACCAACGGCGGCATGTACATGGCGCTGATGCAGCAGTACGGCACCAAGGAGGAGGCCGGCGCCTTCTGCCTGATGTGCCTCGAATCGGGTCCCTTCATGACGATGGTGACGCTGGGGCTGGCCGGTCTCGCCGTCTTCCCCTGGCAGACCATGGTCGGCGCGCTGCTGCCTTTCGTCATCGGCTTCGCGCTGGGCAACCTCGACAAGGACCTGCGCGCCTTCTTCACCCAGGGCGTGTCGGTGATGGTGCCCTTCTTCGCCTTCGCGCTGGGCAACAACCTGAACTTCACGACCATCCTGAACACCGGCCTCCTCGGCATCCTGCTGGGCCTGATGGTCATCGTCGTCACCGGCACCACGCTGGTCCTGGCCGACATCCTGCTGGCCAGGGGCAACGGCACCGCCGGCATCGGCGCGGCCTCCACCGCCGGCGCGGCGGTGACGGTTCCGCCGATCATCGCCTCGATCGAGCCGTCCTTCGCGCCGAGCGCGCCGGCCGCCACCGCCCTGGTCGCCACCTGCGTGGTCGTCACCGCCCTGCTGACGCCGCCGCTGACCGCCTGGTGGGCCCGCCGCTTCGGCGTCCTGTCGCCCCGCTACCGGCAGGCCGAGGCCGCCAGGGCCGCGGCACTGGAAACCGCCCCGGCGGAATAGGGGACAACCGGCGGGTCCCCGGCCACGGGCGCCCGCCGCCATCCTCCCCCGCCATTCCAAGGACCCCTGCAATGACCGACCTGTCTCCCGCCGTCGAGGCGCTGATCGCCGCCCGGCACGATCGCAAGCCGCTCGAATCCCTGCCCGAGGCGGCCCGTCCCGCCGACAAGGACGGGGCCTATGCCATCCAGTACGAGGTGGCCCGCCGCCTTGGTCCGGTCGCCGCCTGGAAGGTGGGCGCCCCGGGGCCGGACGCCGAGCCCTCCTGCGCCGCGATCAACGCGGCCACCCTGTTCTTCGACACCGACCGGCTTCCCGCCTCCATGTTCAACGTGATCGGCATCGAGGCGGAGATCGTCTACCGCTTCGCCCGCGACCTGCCGGTCCGCGACGAGCCCTGGACGCGCGAGGAGGTGCTGGACGCCGTCGGCTCCATGCATCCCGCCTTCGAGATCTGCGACACCCGCTTCGCCAAATTCGGTTCGGCGGACGCGCTCGGCCAGCTCGCCGACCAGGCCAACCACGGCGCCCTGATCGTCGGGCCGGCCGTCGCCAACTGGCGCGCCGTCGACCCGGTTCGCCAGCCGCTGATCCTGGCGATCGACGGCCGCGTGGTGGTCGACGTGGTGGGCGGCAACAGCGCGGTCGATCCGGTCCGCCTGCTGGTCTGGCTCGCCAACGTCGGTTCCCGCGCCTTCGGCGGCCTGCATGCCGGCGACACGGTGACCACCGGCTCCTGCACCGGGACGATCTTCGTCGATCCGGGCAGCCGCAGCGTCGCCCGCTTCGCCGATCTCGGCACCATCGAGCTGACCGTGCAGTGACCGTCAGCGCAACCTTGCGCAACGAAAGTATATTAATATACTGCTGGTGATTGTCCATCGGGTCCGCGGTCTCCCGCCGCGGTCCGGGCCGCCAGCCGGCGAAACGAGGATCCCTCCATGAAGATCGACGTTCGATATGCGTCCCACCCGGACGACATGCG
Above is a genomic segment from Azospirillum thermophilum containing:
- a CDS encoding TRAP transporter substrate-binding protein, whose translation is MKSIAKLLATTALTIAATLSGAYAQTVTLRSAEVHPDGYPTVEAVKYMGEIVARETKGRIAIKVFPSGQLGDEKDTIQQTQFGVIDMNRISMAPLNNIVPETRIAGLPFLFRSVEHMHKVMDGPIGDEILKAMEPHGMVGLAFYDSGARSFYNSKRPVKTMADLKGMKLRVQQSDLFIDLVKAMGGNPTPMPYGEVYSGLQTGVVDGAENNWPSYQSSHHYEVAKYISLTEHTITPEALVMSKRSFDKLSKDDQQIIRKAAKESVVKMRELWQAKEKEAEETVRKAGVEVNTVDKTEFMKAVEPVYTKHVADPKMKDLVARIRAVQ
- a CDS encoding TRAP transporter small permease; translation: MKTALNTLTRLLDVLSRIALWIGGTGLVLMTAAVGWQVWGRFILNDSPSWTEPVSLLLMLWFILLVAAVGVRERFHLGLDLIRDIVPEIVRVCMDIASFVAVGCFGAAMAFYGLELVMGTWSATIPVLNIPEAVNYLPLTISGVLIVLFSVERTLHLLVERRSQAGSEALAQAHAQHSAIEQPAD
- a CDS encoding 2-keto-4-pentenoate hydratase, with amino-acid sequence MTDLSPAVEALIAARHDRKPLESLPEAARPADKDGAYAIQYEVARRLGPVAAWKVGAPGPDAEPSCAAINAATLFFDTDRLPASMFNVIGIEAEIVYRFARDLPVRDEPWTREEVLDAVGSMHPAFEICDTRFAKFGSADALGQLADQANHGALIVGPAVANWRAVDPVRQPLILAIDGRVVVDVVGGNSAVDPVRLLVWLANVGSRAFGGLHAGDTVTTGSCTGTIFVDPGSRSVARFADLGTIELTVQ
- a CDS encoding TRAP transporter substrate-binding protein, whose amino-acid sequence is MRTFVTMMAGTAIGALMAFSAASAQTVTLRSADSQADGYPTVEAVKYMGEIVARETKGRIAIKVFPSGQLGDEKDTIQQTQFGVIDMNRVNLAPLNGLIPETRVPALPFLFRSVEHMHKVMDGPIGDEILQAMAPKGLIGLAYYDNGARSFYNSKRPIKSLEDMKGLKIRVMQSDLFIDTIRALGGSPTPMPPGEVYSSLQTGVVDGAENNWPTYQNQHHFEQAKFYSLSEHSMSPEVLVMSKRSWDKLSAEDQQAIRRAAKESVVKMRELWTAREVESEKAATAAGVQVNSVPKEAFMKAVEPVYAKHITDPKLKDLVERIRAVQ
- the kdgT gene encoding 2-keto-3-deoxygluconate transporter, translated to MNIKSRIDRIPGGMMIVPLFLGACLNTFAPGTGKFFGSFTNGLITGTLPILSVWFFCIGASISLKATPLVLRKSGVLVSVKILTAALAGIIASHFLPSEGITSGFLSGLSVLAIIAAMNDTNGGMYMALMQQYGTKEEAGAFCLMCLESGPFMTMVTLGLAGLAVFPWQTMVGALLPFVIGFALGNLDKDLRAFFTQGVSVMVPFFAFALGNNLNFTTILNTGLLGILLGLMVIVVTGTTLVLADILLARGNGTAGIGAASTAGAAVTVPPIIASIEPSFAPSAPAATALVATCVVVTALLTPPLTAWWARRFGVLSPRYRQAEAARAAALETAPAE